A region of Vitis riparia cultivar Riparia Gloire de Montpellier isolate 1030 chromosome 1, EGFV_Vit.rip_1.0, whole genome shotgun sequence DNA encodes the following proteins:
- the LOC117922055 gene encoding MLP-like protein 34: MGLVGKLQAETLIVAPADKFHEMFSCRPHHISNVCPEKIQKVSLHEGEWGTSGYVIEWNYNIDGNDHVAKQIVEIIDGENKSITYKFIEGDLLKKYKSFIIVVQTIPKGDATWVHWTLEYEKLNKDIPTPIKELGFLVLVGEEVDGHLVQA, from the exons ATGGGTCTAGTAGGTAAGCTTCAGGCTGAAACTCTCATCGTGGCTCCTGCTGATAAGTTCCATGAAATGTTCTCGTGCAGACCACACCACATCTCTAATGTCTGTCCTGAAAAGATTCAGAAAGTTAGTCTGCATGAGGGTGAATGGGGCACTTCCGGCTATGTTATCGAGTGGAACTATAATATCG ATGGGAATGATCATGTGGCCAAACAAATTGTAGAAATTATAGACGGGGAAAACAAATCCATCACTTATAAATTCATTGAAGGAGATCTCCTGAAGAAATACAAAAGCTTTATAATTGTAGTTCAAACAATTCCAAAGGGTGATGCCACTTGGGTGCATTGGACTTTAGagtatgaaaaattaaataaagatatcCCTACTCCAATTAAAGAGCTTGGATTTTTAGTTCTTGTTGGCGAGGAAGTTGATGGTCATCTTGTCCAAGCATAG